The window GCTCGGCTCGCGCGACATGGCGTTCCCGCGGCTCAATGCGTTCTCGTACTGGGCGTTCCTGTTCGCCGGGCTGTTCCTGTATGCAAGCTTTCCGCTCGGCGCGGTGCCCGACGGCGGCTGGTTCAACTACGTGCCGCTCACGTCGCTCGACTACAGCGCCGGCGCGAACATCGACATCTATGCGCTCGGGATGATCCTGCTCGGCATCTCGACGACCGGCGGCGCGGCGAACTTCGTCGTCACGCTGCTGCGCATGCGCGCGCACGGGATGTCGATCGACCGGCTGCCGATCATCGTATGGGGCACGCTGACCGCATCGGTCGCGAACCTCGTCGCGGTGCCGTCGGTGAGCCTCGCGTTCCTGCTGCTGTGGCTCGACCGCAATGCCGGCACGCACTTCTTCGACGTCGCGAACGGCGGCCGGCCGCTGCTGTGGCAGCACCTGTTCTGGATGTTCGCGCACCCGTGGGTGTACGTGGTCGTGCTGCCCGCGATGGGGATCGTGTCGGATGCGCTGCCGACCTTCTGCCGGCGGCCGCTCGTCGCGTACGAGGCCGTTGCGGTGTCGACGGTCGCGACGATGCTGATCGGCTTCGAGGTGTGGGTGCATCACATGTTCGCGACCGGCATCGCGCCGCTCGCGCTCGCGTTCTTCGGCGCGGCGAGCATGCTGATCTCGATCCCGAGCGCGGTCGCGGTGTTCGCGTGGCTCGCGACGATCTGGACCGGCCGGCCCGTGTTCCGCACGCCGTTTCTGTATTTCGCGGGCTTCGTGCTGATGTTCGTGGTCGGCGGCGTGTCCGGCGTGATGACGGCAGCGGTGCCGCTCGACTGGCAGTTGACCGACACGTATTTCGTCGTCGCGCATCTGCATTACGTGCTGCTCGGCATCAACGTGTTCCCGGTACTCGGCGGCGTCACGTACTGGTTCCCGAAGTTCACCGGGCGGATGATGAACGAGCGCTTCGGACGCCTGACGTTCTGGGTCGTGCTGGTCGGCTTCAACCTCGGCTTCTTCCCGATGCACGTCGCCGGGCTGCTCGGGATGCCGCGCCGCATCTATACCTATCCGTCCGGGATGGGGTGGGACACGTCGAACCTGCTGACCACGATCGGCTCGTTCATTTTCGGCATCGGCATCGTGATGTTCGTCGTCAACGCGCTCGTCAGCGCGCGGCGCGGCGCGCGTGCCGGCGAGAATCCGTGGGGCGGCGCCGGACTCGAATGGTCGGTCGCGTCGCCCACGCCCGTGTACAACTTCGCGGTGCTGCCGCTCGTCGGCTCGCGGCATCCGCTGTGGGAAACGCGCGACGATCCGAAGCGCACCAGCCTGCGGGTCGGCTACCGGC is drawn from Burkholderia ambifaria AMMD and contains these coding sequences:
- the ctaD gene encoding cytochrome c oxidase subunit I; the encoded protein is MAVAHDTPTAPTALSRVPDLGDAPPGSAHERALAALWESEPGWRGWLGTVDHKRIGLRYIVTAFAFLLLGGVEALVMRIQLARPNATVLTPAQYDALFTMHGVTMIFLYALPVLSGFANYLWPLMLGSRDMAFPRLNAFSYWAFLFAGLFLYASFPLGAVPDGGWFNYVPLTSLDYSAGANIDIYALGMILLGISTTGGAANFVVTLLRMRAHGMSIDRLPIIVWGTLTASVANLVAVPSVSLAFLLLWLDRNAGTHFFDVANGGRPLLWQHLFWMFAHPWVYVVVLPAMGIVSDALPTFCRRPLVAYEAVAVSTVATMLIGFEVWVHHMFATGIAPLALAFFGAASMLISIPSAVAVFAWLATIWTGRPVFRTPFLYFAGFVLMFVVGGVSGVMTAAVPLDWQLTDTYFVVAHLHYVLLGINVFPVLGGVTYWFPKFTGRMMNERFGRLTFWVVLVGFNLGFFPMHVAGLLGMPRRIYTYPSGMGWDTSNLLTTIGSFIFGIGIVMFVVNALVSARRGARAGENPWGGAGLEWSVASPTPVYNFAVLPLVGSRHPLWETRDDPKRTSLRVGYRLANGREALAVTPLAAAPSAILKMPEDTCVPFVLALLATAVFAAMLARSPTLVCVAVAGCAIANAVWLWPRGTLGQRAHLPARDDTQAPSAAAGAHPDEPSPATTPAGAPAACVEPLPVGSCGERAGGWWGVITLIVTEAGLFGYLLFCYFYLQSQSSAPWPPEGMPKIGLAAGNTVVLLSSSVFVWLAERAVRADKRPHAVAALAVALVLGIAFALVQLHEWRDHPYGPTVHLYGSLYFTITGFHLAHVVAGLVILALLAGWTAAGFFSGERRVALTVGGLYWHFVDIVWLFIFTALYVSPYWLRRSG